One part of the Natronosalvus amylolyticus genome encodes these proteins:
- a CDS encoding flavodoxin domain-containing protein, whose protein sequence is MTTFLVLYGTGEGQTSKIATRIAELIDNRGHDVRLVDGGDVPAALSIDDFEAVIVGASIHAGAHQSSVREFVVDHREALERKPTAFFQVSLSSADEAGETKAAEYVEGFLEETDWNPDRIGLFGGALRYSKYGFLKRLMMKQIAKRAVSEMPKADAAGDIEFTDWNEVEAFAADVSAFVEGRLGS, encoded by the coding sequence ATGACAACGTTCCTCGTCCTCTATGGTACTGGCGAAGGCCAGACATCGAAAATTGCCACTCGAATCGCAGAACTCATCGACAACCGTGGTCACGACGTACGGCTGGTGGATGGTGGGGACGTTCCGGCAGCACTGTCTATCGATGATTTCGAAGCAGTCATCGTCGGCGCGTCGATTCACGCTGGCGCGCATCAATCCTCGGTTCGAGAATTCGTCGTCGATCATCGTGAGGCCCTCGAGCGGAAGCCGACTGCGTTCTTCCAGGTGTCGCTATCGTCCGCAGACGAAGCCGGTGAGACAAAAGCAGCAGAATACGTGGAGGGGTTCCTCGAGGAAACCGACTGGAACCCCGACCGAATCGGACTGTTCGGCGGCGCGTTACGATACTCGAAGTACGGCTTTCTGAAGCGATTGATGATGAAACAGATCGCCAAACGAGCCGTCAGCGAAATGCCAAAGGCGGATGCGGCCGGCGACATAGAATTCACTGACTGGAACGAGGTCGAGGCGTTCGCAGCCGATGTCTCGGCGTTCGTCGAGGGAAGGCTGGGGAGTTAG
- a CDS encoding efflux RND transporter permease subunit, which translates to MTRDVARQFTDFVTTHNRLVIVVMIVLTAGVGFGIVQDQGDVDEGIDDDSMGNTDVYGALEYIEASYGAAESDADSTVTTDVYVIADDGDALEREALLTALEYQKQVLESETVDEPLVADGVDGVQNRVAMTLLEDPDADLGAQYEALESASDEELGAAIADVLANEEFAAFYLPATADPGEANAEAFRMTFEFEESAGNPETGSPAFEIEQELFETAEAYDSPAIYVDGQPVWAELNQQLLSEIAWLVIPAVLALLLVILGFAYRDLTDVVIGFTGTVVALIWTAGLMGWMGLLNQTTAIIAPILVAALSIDFGFHVFMRYRERRGPEDPIRDSLRRSTAAVAVAFVLVTVTAAIGFLSNQFSPVALIRDLGVAITLGVVASLVIFTTLVPALKVSADGLWERFGYDRRKTALGKGRHLSGVLEIGVTLARRAPVAVIALVLVAGLAGGLAFSDLDREAWQQFDPDDVPDWQTELPGPMAVESHESPLVEQMEYVQTSFQTDQEGLAAGGTGYTTMLVTSDDAGVATAEGMTALERGHERASEEDETIVLSQNGEVRVISVLTVMEMAAAENESFAATLEAADTNDDGVPDRDVDAVFDELYEVEPEAADAVLERTDDGQYESMLVQVPATQTYGSDRAAVMNDIAGDMAAGSDLEVTAVGPGTLNEAEMGEIADGIVWTLLLALAGVLVALSIVYRLVHGSFTLGAITVIPIALALGFVFGGMYLVGQPLTMVTALLVSITIGLGIDYNIHLSDRFCQELERGQDTVTALREAVTGTGGALLGSAITSGGAFSLLILVPEPQLTSFGVIVALALGVSFLLSVFVLPSLLILWAQRAEYGVSSDSSPTTDGGG; encoded by the coding sequence ATGACTCGAGACGTAGCACGCCAATTCACGGATTTCGTGACGACGCACAATCGCCTGGTCATCGTCGTCATGATCGTGTTGACGGCTGGTGTTGGCTTTGGTATCGTGCAGGATCAGGGGGACGTCGACGAGGGAATCGACGACGATTCCATGGGGAACACCGACGTCTACGGTGCTCTCGAGTACATCGAAGCTAGCTATGGAGCAGCAGAGAGTGATGCCGATTCTACGGTCACGACGGACGTGTACGTCATCGCCGATGACGGAGACGCACTCGAGCGAGAGGCGCTTTTGACGGCTCTCGAGTATCAAAAACAGGTCCTGGAGTCGGAGACGGTAGACGAGCCACTCGTTGCTGATGGGGTCGACGGCGTCCAAAACCGAGTCGCGATGACACTCCTCGAGGATCCGGACGCGGACCTCGGGGCACAGTACGAAGCGCTCGAGTCAGCCAGCGACGAGGAACTCGGTGCGGCGATAGCTGACGTGCTCGCGAACGAAGAGTTCGCGGCCTTTTACTTGCCGGCCACGGCCGATCCCGGGGAAGCAAACGCCGAGGCATTTCGGATGACGTTCGAATTCGAGGAATCGGCCGGTAATCCGGAAACCGGAAGCCCGGCGTTCGAAATCGAACAGGAACTGTTCGAGACGGCTGAGGCGTACGACTCGCCGGCGATTTACGTCGACGGACAGCCAGTGTGGGCCGAGTTGAACCAACAGCTGTTGAGCGAAATCGCCTGGCTCGTTATCCCCGCGGTCCTTGCCCTATTGCTCGTGATACTCGGTTTCGCCTATCGTGATCTCACCGACGTCGTGATCGGGTTTACCGGCACTGTGGTCGCTCTCATCTGGACGGCTGGCCTCATGGGGTGGATGGGACTGTTGAATCAGACGACGGCTATCATCGCACCCATTCTCGTCGCAGCATTGAGTATCGACTTCGGTTTCCACGTCTTCATGCGATACAGGGAGCGCCGCGGGCCCGAAGATCCGATTCGAGATTCGTTGCGTCGGTCGACGGCCGCTGTAGCGGTCGCGTTCGTCCTCGTCACAGTGACGGCGGCAATCGGATTCCTCTCGAATCAGTTCAGCCCCGTCGCGCTCATCCGTGACCTGGGTGTTGCGATCACGCTTGGCGTGGTTGCGTCGCTGGTCATCTTCACCACGCTGGTTCCCGCATTGAAAGTCAGTGCTGACGGACTCTGGGAACGCTTTGGCTACGACCGACGGAAAACGGCGCTCGGCAAAGGCCGACATCTCAGCGGCGTGCTTGAAATTGGTGTGACACTCGCTCGGCGGGCCCCCGTCGCCGTTATCGCTCTCGTCCTGGTTGCTGGCCTGGCCGGTGGACTGGCGTTCAGCGACCTCGACCGTGAGGCCTGGCAGCAGTTCGACCCCGACGACGTTCCGGACTGGCAGACCGAGCTTCCGGGGCCGATGGCAGTTGAAAGCCACGAGTCACCACTCGTCGAACAGATGGAGTACGTGCAAACGTCGTTCCAGACCGACCAGGAGGGTCTCGCTGCCGGTGGAACTGGCTATACGACGATGCTCGTGACCAGTGACGACGCTGGTGTCGCAACTGCTGAAGGGATGACGGCGCTCGAGCGCGGCCACGAACGTGCAAGCGAGGAGGACGAGACCATCGTTCTCTCGCAGAACGGTGAGGTCCGCGTGATCTCGGTACTCACCGTGATGGAGATGGCGGCTGCCGAAAACGAGTCGTTCGCGGCGACGCTCGAGGCTGCAGACACGAACGACGATGGAGTTCCCGACCGAGATGTCGATGCGGTCTTCGACGAACTCTACGAGGTCGAACCTGAAGCGGCCGATGCGGTCCTCGAGCGAACCGATGACGGGCAGTACGAATCGATGTTGGTGCAGGTGCCGGCAACGCAAACCTATGGGTCTGATCGGGCAGCCGTCATGAACGATATCGCTGGCGATATGGCTGCTGGTTCCGACCTCGAGGTCACAGCCGTTGGACCCGGAACACTCAACGAAGCGGAGATGGGCGAAATCGCAGACGGTATCGTCTGGACGTTATTGCTCGCTCTGGCTGGCGTATTGGTCGCGTTGTCGATCGTTTACCGGCTCGTGCACGGGAGTTTTACCCTCGGTGCGATTACCGTGATTCCCATCGCTTTGGCGCTTGGGTTCGTTTTTGGCGGGATGTATCTCGTCGGTCAGCCGTTGACGATGGTGACTGCATTGCTCGTCAGCATTACGATCGGCCTGGGTATTGACTACAACATTCACCTCAGCGACCGATTTTGCCAGGAACTGGAGCGAGGTCAGGACACCGTTACTGCACTCCGAGAGGCGGTCACTGGCACCGGTGGTGCCTTGCTCGGCAGCGCTATCACCTCTGGCGGTGCGTTCTCGTTACTGATACTCGTCCCCGAGCCACAACTCACGTCGTTCGGCGTCATCGTCGCACTTGCCCTGGGCGTTTCGTTCCTGCTGAGCGTCTTTGTCCTTCCAAGTTTGCTTATTCTGTGGGCACAACGGGCTGAGTATGGTGTCTCGAGTGATTCGTCACCGACGACCGACGGTGGTGGTTGA
- a CDS encoding IclR family transcriptional regulator: MTASEGRRIQTVLKAFEIIEVLKELDSAPIRELDTHVDLSKGSLHTHLATLCESGFVTQDGDEYKLGLRFVMMGEYVRNHIPVYMAAKDEIDAFAEECGEYAHLIVEDDGHEIALYESRGDQAIATDYHIQLREDPQLLHNSSAGKAILASLPEYRVDEIIKQKGLQASTPNTITDPDELKRTLETVREQGYAQNDEEEMRGIRAVGAPIRGPDGGVRGAVSVTAPTSRLSGDRFNEEIPAMVMRTANVIEINLATKDFNDRR, translated from the coding sequence ATGACTGCGTCAGAGGGGCGCCGAATCCAGACAGTTTTGAAGGCATTCGAGATTATCGAGGTGCTCAAGGAACTGGATAGTGCACCGATTCGCGAACTCGATACACACGTTGATCTATCGAAAGGGTCCCTTCACACCCACCTTGCAACACTCTGTGAAAGCGGCTTCGTTACCCAGGACGGCGACGAGTACAAACTGGGTCTTCGCTTCGTCATGATGGGAGAGTACGTCCGCAACCACATTCCGGTCTACATGGCTGCCAAAGACGAAATCGACGCCTTCGCAGAAGAGTGTGGTGAATACGCCCACCTCATCGTCGAGGACGACGGCCACGAGATTGCGCTGTACGAATCACGCGGCGATCAGGCAATCGCGACCGACTACCACATTCAACTCCGAGAAGATCCACAATTACTTCACAACAGTTCAGCCGGAAAAGCGATTCTCGCATCACTTCCGGAGTACCGCGTCGACGAGATTATCAAACAAAAGGGACTGCAAGCATCGACGCCAAATACGATCACCGACCCCGATGAACTCAAGCGGACACTCGAGACCGTCCGAGAACAGGGGTATGCACAGAACGACGAAGAGGAAATGCGCGGCATTCGGGCCGTGGGTGCACCAATCCGCGGACCGGATGGCGGGGTTAGAGGTGCAGTCAGCGTGACCGCGCCCACGAGTCGCCTCTCTGGAGACCGATTCAACGAAGAGATTCCAGCGATGGTGATGCGAACGGCGAACGTCATCGAGATCAATCTCGCAACCAAGGATTTCAACGACCGTCGGTGA
- a CDS encoding DUF7503 family protein, whose translation MSQTDTSKTAEFLKNHPRLIGMMFAAMILLSQVGTVVAGGRSGTTGGI comes from the coding sequence ATGTCCCAAACGGACACCTCAAAGACGGCAGAATTCCTCAAGAACCACCCCCGGCTCATTGGCATGATGTTCGCAGCGATGATCCTGCTCTCACAGGTGGGGACAGTTGTCGCTGGCGGTCGATCTGGTACAACAGGCGGTATCTAA
- a CDS encoding cytochrome ubiquinol oxidase subunit I: MVLITELWPILTFLSPELASRIQFGWAITIHIIFASLSVGLAPFLVYFTVQEVRTGEQRYARLRAFWTKIFAVGFIMGTVTGIPMGFMFGTNFAAFSKTAGELIGGPLSFEAKMAFFLEAVFLGVLLFGRERVSDRFYAFSSFMVALGAWLSAFWILVVNSWMQTPRGYEIVMEEGVPIAELTDPLAAFFNPRFPWMYVHMQNAAVISVTLLIAGIAAYFVWKNRDSDVWKTALRVAVVVLFLTSMFQAVHGDMYGRHVAETQPHKFAAMEAHYETGAADLHIVAIPMDFEAITDPRADNLYTISIPHFASFLASGGDPNAEVIGLNDFEYDSPPVAWVFWSFRAMVGLGFWFIALGGWGTYRLWKGGIAHDDRLLKALMISSPLGFVALITGWYVAEIGRQPWIIQGVLKTSDGVSPPLTGTEATLTLIAFVVGYILLIGVFLHILRRIVNEEAQRHEVGIDEDDQIDSPGVPADD; encoded by the coding sequence ATGGTTTTGATAACCGAACTATGGCCGATACTCACATTTCTCTCACCTGAACTCGCCAGTCGTATTCAGTTTGGATGGGCAATCACAATTCACATCATTTTTGCGTCGCTCTCTGTCGGACTTGCGCCGTTTCTGGTTTATTTCACCGTCCAAGAAGTTCGAACTGGCGAGCAACGATACGCACGACTCCGAGCGTTCTGGACAAAGATCTTCGCGGTCGGTTTCATCATGGGGACCGTGACCGGCATTCCGATGGGATTTATGTTCGGGACCAATTTCGCCGCGTTTTCCAAGACTGCTGGGGAACTGATTGGGGGCCCGCTCTCATTCGAAGCCAAGATGGCCTTCTTCCTCGAGGCGGTTTTTCTCGGCGTCCTGTTGTTTGGTCGTGAACGGGTGTCAGATCGGTTTTACGCCTTCTCATCGTTTATGGTTGCACTCGGTGCCTGGCTCTCGGCGTTCTGGATCTTGGTCGTCAACTCCTGGATGCAGACACCGCGCGGCTACGAAATCGTAATGGAAGAGGGCGTCCCGATCGCTGAACTCACCGATCCGCTGGCGGCATTTTTCAATCCACGCTTCCCGTGGATGTACGTCCACATGCAGAACGCTGCTGTCATCTCTGTTACGTTGCTAATTGCGGGCATTGCAGCCTATTTCGTCTGGAAGAATCGTGACAGTGATGTTTGGAAAACTGCACTTCGGGTGGCCGTTGTCGTCCTCTTCTTGACGTCGATGTTCCAGGCCGTTCATGGTGACATGTATGGTCGCCACGTTGCCGAAACCCAGCCTCACAAGTTCGCTGCGATGGAGGCGCATTACGAGACAGGAGCTGCGGACTTACACATCGTTGCCATTCCAATGGATTTTGAAGCGATTACTGACCCTCGAGCCGACAACCTTTACACAATAAGCATTCCCCACTTCGCCTCGTTCCTTGCTAGCGGTGGTGATCCGAACGCTGAAGTAATTGGACTCAACGATTTTGAGTACGATTCCCCACCAGTAGCCTGGGTGTTCTGGTCGTTTCGGGCGATGGTTGGACTTGGCTTTTGGTTCATCGCACTCGGTGGCTGGGGGACTTATCGCTTATGGAAGGGAGGTATCGCTCACGATGATCGACTTCTGAAAGCACTAATGATCTCCTCACCGCTTGGTTTTGTTGCCCTGATCACTGGCTGGTACGTCGCCGAAATCGGCCGTCAGCCCTGGATTATTCAAGGTGTCCTCAAAACGTCTGACGGTGTCTCTCCACCATTGACAGGGACTGAAGCAACACTGACACTAATCGCGTTCGTCGTTGGATACATCTTATTAATCGGTGTTTTCCTTCACATATTGAGACGGATTGTCAACGAGGAGGCTCAACGACACGAAGTTGGCATTGACGAGGACGATCAAATCGATTCACCTGGGGTGCCCGCAGATGACTGA
- a CDS encoding DUF7504 family protein produces MKGTGCNLLVTGSVAPEVTFHATRNLFGADQAKTPRQRLLACTDLEPPANHYLLTGYEQPPERVTTSGIERGVTTVDSPIDHTLTSQSSWLRSYQRNLCESIADIDASVDGLEPSQFRLAFLTLRPILENDCSYEAGQFLRVVTDVVEGVSGMAHYHLPVANESPLVEECIDHFDVQIQLRNPDGGSAETRWRFPDADTITPWHKL; encoded by the coding sequence ATGAAAGGGACTGGGTGTAACCTTCTCGTGACCGGATCCGTCGCTCCTGAAGTGACGTTTCACGCCACGAGAAACCTGTTTGGGGCGGACCAGGCGAAGACTCCACGACAGCGACTCCTCGCGTGTACCGACCTCGAGCCACCGGCAAATCACTATCTGTTGACTGGCTACGAGCAACCGCCCGAGCGAGTCACGACAAGCGGCATCGAACGTGGGGTGACGACCGTCGACTCACCGATCGATCACACGCTCACGTCCCAATCGAGCTGGCTTCGATCGTATCAACGGAATCTCTGTGAGTCGATCGCCGATATCGATGCCAGCGTGGATGGCCTCGAGCCATCGCAGTTCCGTCTGGCCTTTCTGACACTACGCCCTATTCTCGAGAACGACTGTTCGTACGAGGCGGGCCAGTTTTTGCGGGTGGTGACCGACGTCGTCGAGGGCGTTTCCGGAATGGCACACTATCATCTTCCGGTTGCGAACGAATCGCCGTTGGTCGAGGAGTGTATCGACCACTTCGACGTACAGATTCAACTTCGGAATCCTGACGGTGGGTCAGCCGAAACCCGATGGCGGTTTCCAGACGCGGATACGATCACACCATGGCACAAACTATGA
- a CDS encoding DUF1641 domain-containing protein: protein MTDDTVTEREATERRLIDAIKSDPEAVATFVHQHGHTEKLLDRTTTSSDTTAAKDITGEKDRLNQVVEDNTGELANGLERVVQLERDGDLETLVGLANTVSLLAAAVDDDIIMSVSELGSSLGEIADTTANPDTVVGIQALMNGIGEGANGSTGRMGIIGLVRALRDPNVQRGLGFLIAVTRSTGEDLQQQYEGIE, encoded by the coding sequence ATGACAGACGACACAGTCACCGAGAGAGAAGCGACCGAACGGCGTCTCATCGATGCCATCAAGTCAGATCCCGAGGCGGTAGCCACGTTCGTTCACCAGCATGGGCACACTGAGAAGTTACTCGACAGGACAACGACATCCAGTGACACCACGGCCGCTAAAGACATAACGGGCGAGAAGGACCGACTGAATCAGGTGGTCGAAGACAACACCGGCGAACTGGCCAACGGCCTCGAGCGGGTTGTGCAACTCGAAAGAGACGGTGACCTGGAGACGCTTGTCGGTCTTGCCAACACGGTATCCTTGCTCGCCGCCGCGGTCGATGACGATATCATCATGTCCGTTAGTGAGTTGGGGAGTTCGCTTGGCGAGATTGCAGATACGACGGCGAATCCGGACACGGTCGTCGGCATCCAGGCGCTAATGAACGGAATCGGTGAAGGTGCGAACGGCTCGACGGGACGGATGGGCATCATCGGACTCGTCCGTGCACTTCGCGACCCGAACGTCCAACGGGGCCTCGGTTTTCTCATCGCAGTCACCCGTTCGACAGGTGAGGACCTACAACAGCAGTACGAGGGGATCGAATGA
- a CDS encoding NAD(P)/FAD-dependent oxidoreductase, translating to MVTDPTGVQRVVVIGGGTGGTVVLNKLSTALEDGLADGNIELALVTDTLEHVYKPLFLYVAFNRKKVANSRRPHQELLDRQVEVRLEHVSDIDTDSKRLTFESGSEPLRYDYLVIAIGARLVPETIDGLEDSVHHFYSATAAEALRDELATFTSGHLVSSTAGMPHMCPAAPIEFVLIADEWFRDRGYRDDIEITYTYPLEDVHGKQAIADWVRPLFEERDIAVETSFEVESAESDEKQLVAGNGRTLNYDLLVTIPPHAGGPLVERAELGHQWIEVDKHTLEATHADHVYALGDITDVPTSKAGSAAHYQAGVVAERIRSEVHGQPPTATYDGKTLCFVETGLEKATFVSFGYDEEPVVRPPSQFVHLAKLAYNESYWLTARGLL from the coding sequence ATGGTGACGGATCCAACAGGTGTTCAACGAGTCGTCGTCATCGGTGGTGGAACTGGTGGCACGGTCGTCTTGAACAAACTCTCAACAGCGTTAGAGGACGGACTGGCGGATGGGAACATCGAATTGGCCCTCGTCACCGATACCCTCGAACACGTGTACAAGCCACTCTTCTTATACGTCGCGTTCAATAGGAAAAAAGTGGCCAACAGCCGTCGGCCACACCAGGAGTTACTCGACAGACAGGTCGAGGTTCGACTAGAGCACGTCTCGGATATCGATACTGACTCGAAACGGCTCACATTTGAGAGTGGCAGTGAACCGCTCAGGTACGACTACCTCGTCATCGCGATCGGTGCAAGGCTCGTTCCGGAGACGATCGACGGACTGGAGGATAGTGTACATCACTTCTATAGTGCAACGGCAGCCGAAGCGCTCCGTGACGAACTCGCCACGTTCACGTCGGGACACCTGGTCTCGAGTACCGCTGGAATGCCACACATGTGCCCCGCAGCACCGATTGAGTTCGTTCTTATCGCCGACGAGTGGTTCCGCGATCGAGGGTATCGGGACGACATCGAAATCACCTACACGTACCCACTCGAAGATGTTCACGGCAAACAGGCTATCGCTGACTGGGTGAGGCCACTGTTCGAGGAGCGAGACATCGCAGTCGAGACGTCGTTCGAAGTCGAATCAGCCGAGTCAGATGAAAAACAACTCGTTGCAGGGAACGGCCGGACCCTCAATTATGACCTCCTCGTGACGATACCGCCACACGCTGGTGGTCCTCTCGTCGAGCGAGCAGAGCTCGGCCACCAGTGGATCGAGGTCGACAAGCACACGCTCGAGGCGACACATGCAGACCACGTATATGCACTCGGGGACATCACCGACGTCCCGACAAGCAAAGCCGGGAGCGCTGCACATTATCAGGCCGGAGTCGTCGCCGAGAGAATCCGGAGTGAGGTCCATGGTCAGCCGCCAACAGCGACATACGACGGCAAGACGCTCTGTTTCGTCGAAACCGGTCTTGAAAAGGCTACGTTCGTCTCGTTTGGCTACGACGAGGAACCAGTTGTCCGGCCACCCTCACAGTTCGTGCACCTGGCAAAGCTCGCGTACAACGAATCCTACTGGCTAACTGCTCGAGGGTTACTCTGA
- a CDS encoding universal stress protein, with protein sequence MTRHILVPVDGSSHSSAGLTYAFVSFPDATFTAIYVIDTDRDSYRSAGSSQTNEERWRDQGERILEDALEVADDAGVDLETILEHGTPHSTILEYIVDQDVDHVVMGSHGESPIVRPFLGHVSEAVVRRASVSTTIVPEPDSALRERDLPGRILVPVDGSEQSLAALEYATTLFPDGRFTLLHTITFPFDTEPGAIEGTYLEPLVDDLTEQGEGILEDALEVVADESLVVETELQFGEPARTIEKLAQQADFDQIIMGSHGRSLPSRIITGSVAETVSRRATNPVTLVRGAFTEGE encoded by the coding sequence ATGACCCGACATATCCTCGTTCCGGTCGACGGCTCCTCGCATTCGAGTGCTGGCCTTACGTACGCCTTCGTTTCGTTTCCGGACGCCACGTTCACCGCTATTTACGTCATCGATACGGATCGTGATTCGTATCGAAGTGCTGGATCGTCCCAGACGAACGAAGAGCGGTGGCGAGATCAGGGCGAACGGATTCTCGAGGACGCGCTCGAGGTAGCCGACGACGCTGGCGTCGACCTCGAGACGATCCTCGAGCACGGCACCCCGCATTCGACGATCCTCGAGTACATCGTGGACCAGGACGTCGATCACGTTGTAATGGGGAGTCACGGCGAATCACCGATCGTACGGCCGTTTCTCGGGCACGTGAGCGAAGCTGTCGTCAGGCGCGCTTCCGTCTCGACGACGATCGTGCCCGAACCCGACTCGGCCTTACGTGAGCGTGATCTTCCGGGCCGAATCCTCGTTCCCGTGGACGGCTCCGAGCAATCGCTCGCCGCCCTCGAGTACGCGACAACGCTGTTTCCGGACGGCAGATTCACCCTCTTGCACACGATCACGTTCCCCTTCGACACCGAGCCAGGGGCTATCGAAGGCACCTATCTCGAACCGTTGGTCGACGACCTGACCGAGCAAGGTGAAGGAATACTCGAGGACGCGCTCGAGGTCGTCGCTGACGAGTCGCTCGTCGTCGAGACCGAACTCCAGTTTGGTGAACCCGCCCGAACGATCGAGAAGCTGGCCCAGCAGGCGGATTTCGATCAGATTATCATGGGTAGTCACGGGCGGTCGCTTCCCTCGAGGATCATTACCGGTAGTGTCGCCGAAACGGTTTCGAGGCGCGCAACCAACCCGGTGACCTTGGTACGTGGTGCGTTCACCGAGGGTGAGTAA
- a CDS encoding DUF2267 domain-containing protein: MNFDEFTGQIQHRLEFSGTGETVRAIRATLMTLGQRIPEGAANDLAASLPMEIQWYMTGAVHDHGQRFDWKEFISRVSEIERTDPADAAYHARVIVDLVHTQVPESDFRQLREQLPESQDDENWRKLFEVVDAGGWGEAEEAQTGGGPQSS, from the coding sequence ATGAACTTCGATGAGTTTACCGGACAGATCCAGCATCGTCTCGAGTTTTCGGGGACTGGGGAAACGGTCCGTGCAATTCGGGCTACACTCATGACGCTCGGCCAGCGAATCCCCGAGGGAGCGGCGAACGACCTTGCGGCGTCGTTACCCATGGAAATCCAGTGGTATATGACCGGTGCTGTCCACGATCACGGTCAGCGATTCGACTGGAAAGAGTTCATCTCGAGAGTCAGCGAAATCGAGCGAACTGATCCAGCGGACGCGGCCTATCACGCACGAGTAATCGTCGACCTCGTTCACACACAGGTCCCGGAGTCCGATTTCCGACAGCTACGCGAACAACTGCCCGAAAGCCAGGACGACGAGAACTGGCGCAAACTGTTCGAAGTCGTCGATGCTGGCGGCTGGGGCGAGGCTGAAGAGGCCCAAACGGGTGGCGGGCCACAATCGTCGTAA
- a CDS encoding cytochrome d ubiquinol oxidase subunit II — MTDMFSDTAYILDSLPELWFGLVVFSLGVYILLDGFDFGLGILYAEADESERVLMLAAFGPLWKANEVWLVLFGTVLFASFPAVYANILSRHYLLVFAIIFALSLRGLGSKLREERDDELWVTFWDGCFVAGSAFSPFLLGMFVASWILGEQSALAAGPMVVGLTVVALTVVLGSAFLGVKTRETLRDRVVKRGQLATGAYVLLFVTTAIVLFSQYPDIRADLLSKSTAMIVLVTLFFAIANIVTTLRERYHGSFLAASGLAATLVVFIATLLYPWIDPAAGLMINDAIVSPLPLNITSIFAVIFIPIIIGYFVFLYSLFSGPATSDQHYS; from the coding sequence ATGACTGATATGTTTTCAGACACGGCATACATCCTCGATTCGCTCCCAGAACTGTGGTTCGGACTTGTCGTTTTCTCTCTAGGTGTCTATATCCTGCTCGATGGGTTTGATTTCGGGCTCGGTATCCTGTACGCTGAAGCTGACGAATCAGAACGAGTTCTCATGCTCGCCGCGTTTGGCCCATTGTGGAAAGCAAACGAGGTGTGGCTCGTCCTCTTCGGGACGGTCTTGTTCGCCAGTTTTCCGGCTGTCTATGCCAACATACTCTCACGACATTACTTGTTGGTGTTCGCGATAATATTCGCACTCTCGCTCCGTGGGCTCGGTTCGAAACTCAGGGAGGAACGAGACGACGAGCTGTGGGTTACGTTCTGGGACGGCTGTTTCGTTGCTGGGAGTGCGTTTTCGCCGTTTCTCCTTGGTATGTTTGTCGCTAGCTGGATCCTCGGTGAACAGTCGGCACTCGCGGCGGGTCCGATGGTAGTCGGACTGACTGTCGTGGCGCTTACTGTCGTTCTTGGAAGTGCTTTCCTCGGCGTCAAAACTCGAGAAACTCTTCGTGATAGAGTCGTCAAGCGCGGACAGTTGGCTACAGGGGCTTACGTTCTCTTGTTTGTGACAACGGCAATCGTATTGTTCAGTCAATACCCTGATATACGGGCTGACCTGTTATCTAAATCGACAGCGATGATCGTTCTAGTAACATTGTTCTTCGCCATCGCTAACATTGTTACAACGTTACGAGAACGCTATCATGGGTCTTTCCTAGCGGCATCTGGTCTTGCTGCTACGTTAGTCGTCTTCATTGCGACCTTGTTGTACCCATGGATTGATCCTGCTGCGGGCTTGATGATTAATGATGCCATCGTCTCTCCGCTCCCACTCAATATAACGTCCATATTTGCGGTAATCTTTATACCGATCATCATCGGCTATTTCGTCTTTCTATACTCGTTGTTTAGCGGACCAGCTACTTCGGACCAACATTACAGCTAA